In one Roseburia intestinalis L1-82 genomic region, the following are encoded:
- a CDS encoding DUF6382 domain-containing protein, with the protein MSIQFSYYRNIHASHMILTPALEGEPWEKEMLWRNRPRELILPEYNSRNGQTQLWYDITGKQAVDMLAELSDISYEIFIKICEAVVAMAEVLDGLLISPDILLLRPESIFFDNQTENVSFCCYFGNEKEIGKSFHELLEYLLAKLDHKNVNGVQTAYELFEYTRMDGYCIAEIKKILRKAEYTENVPEKITETVWKEEESEYMSIPVENKKKGILRLWQQKEQNIFGRIRKLLQGGKIPEKKVEPFVFEPEPEINMHQQNPTVLLADLPKKEYGILKYEGNGTCSELSIDHTPYIIGSELDCDGVIPSGTVSRHHARITRKGEVYFIEDLNSSNGTMVGGELLNCRVKMSLQAQETVMFADEKFRFI; encoded by the coding sequence TTGAGTATTCAATTTAGTTATTACAGAAATATTCATGCCAGTCATATGATTTTAACACCGGCATTAGAAGGAGAACCATGGGAAAAAGAAATGCTCTGGAGAAACAGACCCAGGGAACTTATATTGCCGGAGTATAATAGCAGAAACGGACAGACACAGTTGTGGTATGACATAACAGGAAAACAGGCAGTGGATATGTTAGCGGAATTGTCAGATATCAGTTATGAGATATTTATTAAAATATGTGAGGCGGTTGTTGCGATGGCGGAGGTACTGGATGGCTTGCTGATATCTCCGGATATATTGCTGCTGCGCCCGGAAAGTATTTTTTTTGACAATCAGACAGAAAATGTCAGTTTTTGCTGTTATTTTGGAAATGAAAAGGAGATAGGAAAATCATTTCATGAGCTATTAGAGTATCTTCTGGCAAAATTAGACCATAAAAATGTGAATGGAGTTCAGACGGCATATGAGTTATTTGAATATACCAGAATGGATGGATACTGTATTGCAGAAATAAAAAAGATACTGAGAAAGGCTGAATATACAGAGAATGTACCGGAAAAAATTACAGAGACGGTGTGGAAGGAAGAGGAGTCTGAGTATATGTCGATTCCTGTGGAAAATAAGAAAAAAGGGATCCTGCGTTTGTGGCAGCAAAAAGAGCAGAACATATTTGGAAGGATCCGTAAATTATTACAAGGGGGAAAAATACCGGAGAAAAAAGTGGAGCCATTTGTATTTGAACCGGAACCAGAAATTAACATGCACCAGCAGAATCCAACTGTTTTACTTGCTGATCTACCCAAAAAGGAATATGGAATACTAAAATATGAAGGAAATGGCACCTGCAGTGAACTTTCGATAGATCATACCCCATATATTATAGGAAGTGAATTGGATTGTGATGGTGTGATACCGAGTGGAACAGTGAGCAGGCATCATGCGCGGATCACCAGAAAAGGGGAGGTTTACTTTATAGAGGATCTTAATTCTTCCAATGGGACCATGGTAGGCGGAGAGTTACTGAATTGCAGGGTAAAAATGAGCCTTCAGGCGCAGGAAACGGTTATGTTTGCGGACGAAAAGTTTAGATTTATTTAA
- a CDS encoding prepilin peptidase, which yields MQEDYGKMLQNTLILGFFSISAFQDYRNRKINIYFLLTGGIIGLLFHLYSMELSIIEILLGMGIGMMILFFGLWSGGSVGRADGMILVVSGIFLGFEKNVEVFVMGLFLAGITSLFLSVIRRKGRTYRIPFAPFLLAGYLFVMVME from the coding sequence ATGCAGGAGGATTATGGGAAAATGCTGCAAAATACATTAATACTTGGATTTTTTTCGATATCTGCATTTCAGGATTACAGAAATAGAAAAATAAATATATATTTTTTACTGACCGGAGGTATTATAGGACTCTTATTTCATCTCTATAGTATGGAGTTGAGTATCATAGAGATTTTACTCGGAATGGGGATTGGAATGATGATCTTGTTTTTTGGGTTATGGTCAGGTGGAAGTGTCGGGCGTGCAGATGGAATGATTCTGGTGGTCAGCGGGATATTTTTGGGATTTGAAAAAAATGTGGAGGTATTTGTTATGGGACTATTTTTAGCTGGGATAACATCTTTATTTTTATCGGTGATCAGAAGGAAAGGACGAACCTACAGGATTCCCTTTGCCCCTTTTTTACTGGCGGGTTATCTGTTCGTAATGGTGATGGAATGA
- a CDS encoding TadE/TadG family type IV pilus assembly protein, whose amino-acid sequence MAVFLTEKGKKKYKIYKKGSLPESNNILSHQAEACRRQETPPCLWLEGSFTLEAAVILPVMALFFVMILMFFRVMQVQMDVQKALDDTGRKLAVMAAQEGEDHEKIVGMAAANVLFKKNIKKSDNINHYVVNKVAGINLLKSKFTEDKIYLVASYGVKMPVWLPGKPYLKIRQHVICRKWTGWVEDNGNMEIWVYVAEKGSVYHTSRECTYLKLSISAVNYTDIKNKRNKYGEKYRECEVCAEKIKGKNTVFITDQGNRFHYDLNCGGIKRTIYMIRLSEVGNRKKCSRCET is encoded by the coding sequence ATGGCGGTGTTTCTTACAGAGAAGGGAAAAAAGAAATATAAAATATACAAAAAAGGATCTCTCCCGGAAAGTAATAATATTCTTTCTCATCAGGCGGAGGCCTGCCGCCGTCAGGAGACACCGCCATGTCTCTGGCTGGAAGGATCATTTACATTAGAGGCGGCTGTTATCTTGCCGGTTATGGCATTATTTTTTGTAATGATTCTAATGTTTTTCCGGGTAATGCAGGTTCAGATGGATGTACAAAAGGCATTGGATGATACCGGGCGTAAACTTGCAGTTATGGCAGCGCAGGAGGGTGAAGATCATGAGAAGATCGTTGGGATGGCTGCAGCAAATGTACTTTTCAAGAAAAATATAAAGAAAAGTGACAATATCAACCACTATGTAGTTAATAAAGTGGCAGGTATTAATCTTTTGAAATCAAAATTCACGGAGGATAAAATTTATCTTGTAGCATCTTATGGTGTCAAAATGCCGGTGTGGCTGCCCGGAAAGCCGTATCTTAAAATCAGACAGCATGTCATTTGCCGTAAGTGGACAGGATGGGTGGAAGATAACGGTAATATGGAGATATGGGTGTATGTGGCAGAAAAGGGGAGTGTATATCATACATCGAGAGAATGTACATATTTGAAATTATCAATATCAGCTGTTAATTATACAGATATAAAGAATAAAAGAAATAAATATGGAGAAAAATACCGCGAATGCGAAGTCTGCGCGGAAAAAATAAAAGGCAAAAATACGGTGTTTATTACAGATCAGGGAAACAGATTTCATTATGATTTAAATTGTGGTGGAATTAAACGCACAATTTATATGATACGTCTGTCAGAAGTGGGAAATAGAAAAAAATGCAGTAGATGCGAAACTTAG
- a CDS encoding DUF5702 domain-containing protein, which yields MKTEEEGSLTIFSALSLLLILSFLLALLEGARVSGLQMMDTLAADTGMDCVAAEYQTVLWDKYHLLYLDGAYGWDQFDENKVSSRVMDYVAGNLSETGENSVFRTKLCEASLLEYMFATDNDGTGMLRQASAYMKRHLPEDVAKKMYQQYQDGKKAEADGKTEYSVEDADQAIINAKKEKEQADQNAKEGAPQEEAGEKNIQDNENNHAQDAEDSKKESPIQIVLQLKQNALLGMTVSDMSSLSAKAVEAKDMVSNRQCETGRYDMKKAEKMNVSDRVMVLEYIGKHFSDYTEPGKGDLTYEMEYILCGKDTDKKNLESSIERLMRMREAANVAHIIADREKLNQTLMIATSLAGFSGNPAVVKIVQIGVVAAWAYVESILDLRTLLSGGKISLIKSAAEWTTDLKKLGEIVTGEGKARECKNGLSYQAYIKQLLFAMKEKKMAYRMMDIMELAMQKEQNGKNARMDHMIDNMICELRFEAKPLFAKRSLYGDMEMGGYTFFKRQKLSYINE from the coding sequence AGGAAGTCTGACCATATTTTCTGCCCTGAGTCTGTTGTTGATTTTATCTTTTCTGCTTGCATTACTGGAAGGAGCAAGGGTATCGGGATTGCAAATGATGGATACCCTTGCGGCAGATACAGGAATGGACTGTGTGGCAGCGGAATATCAGACGGTATTATGGGATAAATATCATTTACTGTATTTGGATGGTGCATATGGTTGGGATCAGTTTGATGAGAATAAAGTGAGCTCCCGTGTCATGGACTATGTGGCTGGAAATTTGTCTGAAACCGGGGAAAACAGTGTGTTTCGAACAAAGCTGTGCGAAGCTTCCCTGCTGGAATATATGTTTGCAACGGATAATGATGGTACAGGTATGCTGCGTCAGGCATCTGCATATATGAAGAGGCATCTGCCGGAGGATGTTGCAAAGAAAATGTATCAGCAATATCAGGATGGAAAAAAGGCGGAGGCAGATGGAAAAACAGAATATAGTGTAGAGGATGCAGATCAGGCCATCATAAATGCAAAAAAGGAAAAAGAACAGGCGGATCAGAATGCCAAAGAGGGTGCGCCGCAGGAGGAGGCTGGAGAAAAAAACATCCAGGACAATGAGAATAATCACGCACAGGATGCAGAAGACAGCAAAAAGGAAAGCCCAATCCAGATTGTCCTGCAATTAAAACAGAATGCGCTCCTTGGAATGACGGTATCAGATATGTCGTCTTTATCGGCGAAAGCAGTTGAAGCAAAAGATATGGTTTCGAACAGACAGTGTGAAACTGGGCGGTATGATATGAAAAAGGCAGAAAAAATGAATGTATCTGATCGTGTCATGGTACTGGAATATATTGGAAAACATTTTTCGGATTATACAGAGCCGGGAAAAGGAGATCTAACTTATGAGATGGAATATATCCTGTGTGGTAAAGATACGGATAAGAAAAACCTGGAATCATCCATAGAACGTCTGATGCGGATGCGCGAAGCTGCAAATGTTGCACATATTATAGCGGATAGAGAAAAATTAAATCAGACATTAATGATTGCAACATCACTTGCCGGTTTTTCCGGGAATCCGGCAGTTGTCAAGATTGTTCAAATTGGTGTGGTGGCAGCGTGGGCATATGTGGAAAGTATACTTGATCTGCGAACTCTTCTTTCCGGTGGAAAAATTTCACTCATTAAAAGTGCAGCAGAGTGGACCACGGATCTAAAAAAGCTGGGTGAAATAGTGACGGGTGAGGGAAAAGCAAGAGAATGTAAAAACGGCTTATCCTATCAGGCGTATATAAAACAGCTGCTATTTGCGATGAAAGAGAAAAAAATGGCATATCGTATGATGGATATCATGGAACTTGCCATGCAAAAGGAGCAGAATGGTAAAAATGCCAGAATGGATCATATGATAGACAATATGATCTGCGAACTGCGGTTTGAAGCTAAGCCGTTATTTGCAAAGAGAAGCTTATATGGAGATATGGAAATGGGGGGATATACGTTTTTTAAAAGACAGAAACTGTCATACATAAATGAATAA